A region from the Vicia villosa cultivar HV-30 ecotype Madison, WI linkage group LG3, Vvil1.0, whole genome shotgun sequence genome encodes:
- the LOC131657717 gene encoding uncharacterized protein LOC131657717: protein MDKRMFSETSPPPHPFVEIRITEVNPTFPRRNPTLELFPCMFIPTPQPLVQTPITEDKPTLEPNLTLELFTTQRIISEPVKSPVPEPEPVQSHILEPVQSLVPEPEPVQSEIQSMFSQPVPPSPPLAQSHVQELVHHPIPKPTLFQFDSLFPLSIPPPPQQPILNFPPRERARRDQQSEKPETIDIPFRWATNRRARVHSFHYLIQNEIFDITGDVECMKCQRKFDMSFDVRERFPEISNYIMNNSQAMDERAPPEVWMNPTLPDCMHCNKKNCVKPIIANKKKKINWLFLFLGQMLGCCNLVQLRYCCKYNNSHRTGAKDRVVYSAYLALCNQLHSNHL from the coding sequence ATGGACAAGCGCATGTTTTCTGAAACAAGTCCACCTCCTCATCCATTTGTTGAAATTCGCATTACAGAAGTAAACCCTACTTTTCCACGAAGAAACCCTACTTTAGAACTATTTCCGTGTATGTTTATACCAACACCTCAACCACTTGTTCAAACTCCTATTACTGAAGACAAGCCTACTTTAGAACCGAACCTTACTTTAGAACTATTTACTACTCAAAGAATTATTTCAGAACCGGTTAAGAGTCCTGTTCCAGAACCAGAACCGGTTCAGAGTCATATTCTAGAACCGGTTCAAAGTCTGGTTCCAGAACCAGAACCAGTTCAAAGTGAAATTCAGAGCATGTTTTCTCAACCAGTCCCGCCATCTCCACCACTGGCTCAAAGTCATGTTCAAGAACTGGTTCATCATCCTATTCCAAAACCTACTTTGTTTCAGTTTGACAGCCTGTTTCCTCTATCAATCCCACCACCACCTCAACAACCAATCTTGAATTTTCCTCCTCGGGAACGTGCTCGCCGTGACCAACAAAGTGAAAAACCCGAAACCATCGATATACCTTTCAGATGGGCTACTAATCGAAGAGCAAGGGTTCACAGTTTCCATTATCTTATTCAAAATGAAATCTTTGATATTACAGGAGATGTTGAGTGCATGAAATGCCAAAGAAAATTCGACATGTCATTTGACGTGAGAGAAAGGTTTCCTGAAATCTCTAACTATATTATGAATAACAGTCAAGCCATGGATGAAAGGGCGCCACCAGAGGTATGGATGAATCCAACGTTGCCTGACTGTATGCATTGTAACAAAAAAAACTGCGTGAAGCCAATCATTGCTAACAAGAAAAAGAAGATTAATTGGTTGTTTTTGTTTCTGGGACAAATGCTTGGCTGTTGCAATCTTGTACAGCTGAGATATTGCTGCAAATACAACAACAGTCATCGAACCGGTGCAAAAGATAGAGTTGTTTATTCAGCATATCTTGCACTCTGCAACCAACTTCATTCTAACCACCTTTAA
- the LOC131660652 gene encoding flotillin-like protein 4, with translation MYKVAKASEYLVITGVGIKDIKLAKKAWILPGQSYTVFDLSPVNYTFEVQAMSAEKLPFVLPAVFTIGPRVNDHESLLKYAKLISPHDKLSNHVKELVQGIIEGETRVLAASMTMEEVFRGTKEFKQEVFEKVQLELNQFGLLIYNANVKQLVDVPGHEYFSYLGQKTQMEAANQAKVDVAEATMKGEIGSKLRKGQTLQNAAKIDAETKVIAVRRTGEGEKEGIKVRSEVKVFENEREAEVAQANSELATKKAAWTKAAQVAEVEAAKAVALREAELQGEVERMNALTTTEKLKAEFLSKASVQYETKVQEANWELYKKQKEAEAILYEKKAEAEAQIALADATFYAKKQAAEADLYAKKKEAEGIVALGQSQGVYISTLLTALGGNYTALRDYLMINGGVFQEIAKINAEAIRGLEPKISIWSNGGDNGGGITEGGMKDLAGVYKMLPPLFKTVHEQTGMLPPSWMGALPDKTS, from the exons ATGTATAAGGTAGCAAAAGCTTCAGAGTACCTTGTGATAACCGGAGTCGGAATCAAAGACATCAAGCTTGCAAAGAAAGCATGGATTCTCCCCGGTCAATCCTACACCGTCTTCGACCTTTCTCCGGTCAACTACACCTTCGAAGTTCAAGCAATGAGCGCCGAGAAGCTCCCTTTCGTTCTCCCCGCCGTCTTCACAATCGGTCCTCGTGTCAATGATCACGAAAGCCTCCTCAAATACGCCAAATTGATTTCACCACATGATAAGCTCTCCAATCATGTTAAAGAACTCGTTCAAGGAATCATCGAAGGCGAGACGCGTGTTCTCGCTGCTTCGATGACGATGGAAGaggttttcagaggaacaaaggAGTTTAAACAAGAAGTGTTTGAGAAAGTTCAACTTGAACTTAACCAATTTGGATTGTTGATTTACAATGCAAATGTTAAGCAATTGGTTGATGTTCCAGGCCATGAGTATTTCTCATATTTAGGGCAAAAGACGCAAATGGAAGCCGCGAATCAAGCTAAGGTTGATGTGGCGGAAGCTACGATGAAAGGTGAGATTGGTTCGAAATTGAGGAAAGGACAAACACTGCAGAATGCGGCGAAAATTGATGCAGAGACGAAGGTTATTGCTGTGCGGAGAACTGGAGAGGGTGAAAAGGAAGGAATTAAAGTGAGGAGTGAAGTGAAGGTTTTTGAGAATGAGAGAGAAGCTGAAGTGGCTCAGGCTAATTCTGAATTGGCAACGAAGAAAGCGGCTTGGACTAAAGCGGCTCAAGTGGCTGAAGTTGAAGCTGCTAAAGCTGTGGCTCTTAGGGAAGCTGAATTGCAGGGTGAGGTGGAGAGGAtgaatgctttgacaactactgAGAAGCTTAAAGCTGAGTTTCTGAGTAAAGCAAGTGTTCAATATGAAACCAAG GTACAAGAAGCAAACTGGGAGCTGTACAAGAAACAAAAAGAGGCAGAAGCAATTCTGTATGAGAAGAAGGCAGAGGCAGAAGCACAGATTGCATTGGCAGACGCAACATTTTATGCTAAAAAGCAAGCAGCTGAGGCAGATCTATATGCAAAGAAAAAAGAGGCTGAGGGGATTGTGGCACTTGGACAATCTCAAGGAGTGTATATAAGTACACTTCTGACTGCACTTGGAGGAAACTACACAGCTCTAAGGGACTATTTGATGATAAATGGTGGCGTGTTTCAAGAGATTGCAAAGATTAATGCTGAGGCAATTCGTGGACTTGAGCCTAAGATTAGTATATGGAGCAATGGTGGTGATAATGGTGGGGGAATAACAGAAGGTGGTATGAAAGATCTTGCTGGTGTGTACAAGATGTTGCCACCTCTGTTTAAGACTGTTCATGAGCAAACAGGGATGTTGCCTCCTTCTTGGATGGGAGCCTTACCTGACAAAACCTCTTAA
- the LOC131657718 gene encoding uncharacterized protein LOC131657718, whose translation MVFWWQMKLWILQGKRGGVVCSPFLLVLVTEGFTGLVRKSFENGDFRGVGINGCSGVDILQFADDTLLVGEGYWSQVWAFKVVLKAFELASGLGINYHKSKLIRINVSNNFLQAASYVLACKVEESSFSFLGIIIGCNPRKYSSWIPLLLKKKKRLAG comes from the coding sequence ATGGTGTTTTGGTGGCAAATGAAGTTGTGGATTTTGCAAGGAAAGAGGGGAGGAGTTGTATGTTCTCCTTTTCTTTTAGTGTTGGTTACCGAGGGTTTTACGGGCCTTGTGCGGAAATCCTTCGAGAATGGTGATTTTAGAGGGGTCGGGATTAATGGATGTAGCGGGGTtgacattcttcaatttgcggatgacactttgtTAGTGGGTGAAGGCTATTGGAGTCAAGTGTGGGCTTTTAAAGTGGTGTTGAAAGCTTTTGAGTTAGCGTCGGGTCTCGGAATCAATTACCATAAAAGTAAATTGATTAGGATTAATGTTAGTAATAATTTTTTACAAGCCGCTTCTTATGTTCTTGCTTGTAAAGTGGAGgaaagctctttttcttttcttgggATTATCATTGGTTGTAATCCTAGGAAATACTCTTCTTGGATCCCTCTTTTGTTAAAGAAGAAGAAGCGTTTGGCGGGTTGA